In the Choloepus didactylus isolate mChoDid1 chromosome 3, mChoDid1.pri, whole genome shotgun sequence genome, caactataaatttccttctaggCATCGCTGTAGACACATCCTgtaattctggtattttgtgtcttcattttcatttatctcaacatattttctaatttcctttgtgattttttctttgattcaatATTTAGGATGTGTTAGTTACAACATATTTATGGATTTCCCAAATtcccttctgttactgatttctaattttatctctTGGTTGGAGAACAtcctttgtatgatttcagtccttttaaatttattgagacttgttttaatTGCCTGACATGTGGTCTACCCTGTAGAacgttccatgtgcacttgggtGGAGAGTTCTATTGATGTCTGTTAGGTGTAATTGGTTTAGAGTGTTGTTtcagtcttctctttctttatcttCCACCTGGTTGTTCTAGCCACTGTAGAGAGTAGGGTATTACAGTTTGCAACTATCGttgttgaattttctatttctctgttcagttatgtcagtttttgcttcatatatattggGGCTATGTTaagtgcatatatttttatacctGCTATGACTTTCTGATAGACTGACCTTTTCATCATTATAGCATATCCTTTATCTCTAGTGGCAATTTTTGtctgaaagtctattttatctgatattagtatagcaacTCCATTATGTTTTGGCTGTTGTTTGCATGGTATAACTtcttcatcctttcacttccatttgaatctaaagtgtgtcttacagacagcatatagttggaccATGTTACttattcttccaatctctgcctatCGAATGGattgttttaatccatttacatttaatgtaattattgataaggTTGGATTTATGCTGccattttttctgtttgttttctacagtttttttgtgtatttcttcctctgttcctCCATTACCACCTACTTTTGTGTTAAGTGATTATTTTCTATTGTGACATTTTAATtcccttgttttattttactgtatttttaagtcattttctTATTGCTTGCCCTGAAGATTGATTAACATCTTAATTAAAGCAATCTGATTTAGATTAATACCAGCTTAATTTCAATGGTATACAAAAACTGCCCCATTATAACTCAGCATCTAATTAGTTTGCAAATAAAATTTGTACTATTTTTTCATATAGACATGTATAATCTGTATACATTATAAGCCCATAAACATAGTTTTGTAGTTACTGTTTTATGTATTGTCTTTTAAATGAGATAGAAGAAAAGatttacaaacaaaaataaatgtatactgtttcttatatttagatatttagttacctttactggtgttctttatttctttgtttggaaTTTAGTCTAATGTCTTTCATTTCAACTCAAAagacttcctttagtattttttgtaagGCAGGTCTACTAATGGTGACTTCTCTCAgtctttgtttatctggaaatgtcttaatttctccttcatttttgaagaacagttttgctggatatagaatcttTGGTTGgtcatctttttctttcaggTCTTTGAATATATCATTCCCCTGCcttctggtctccatggtttctgatgagaagccagctgttaatcttattgaagatGCCTTGTACACGAtgagttttctcttgctgctttcagtattctctctttctctttgtcttttgacagttTCATTATGATACATCTAATTGTGGATCCCTTTGAGTTTACCGTACTTGGAGTTCATGACTTCCTTGTATAATGCTTTGCATCAAATTTGGGAACTTTTTTTGCcgttatctcttcaaatattctttccgctcttttctctctctcctctccttctgggactctcctATGCATATGTTGGTGTGCTTGACAGTGTCCCACTGGTTTCTGAGACACTGttcatttttcctcattctttttactttctgtacATCAGACTATAAAGGTAATCTCATTTGATCCATCTTTAAGTTTGAAGATTCTATTTACGTAAAGCTCAAGTCTGATGCTGAGCCCCTATAGTGAatgttttatttgttattatacttttcaattcttgaatttctatttggttatcTTAtatgatttctgtttctttattgatattctctgttTGGTGAgaccatctgttttagtttccgaggctgctgaaagcagacaccatgaaatgggttggcttgacaATGGGAAGTTATTCGCTTACAGTttggaggctgagaaaatgtccaaatcaagtctatgttttctttctgaagactggctgccagcgatccttggctcctatGCCACTTGGTGGcagctgctggtctctcccttcttttctgggtatCATttacttcagcttcttgcttctgtggtgtGCTGTCTCATGTTCTCTCACTCGTTTGCATGTGCTTGCTCCCTatttacatatgtgtatatatgtgtgtgtgtgtgtgtgtatagagagagagatggtatatatgtgtgtgtgtgtatatatagatagatagatagatagatagatagatagatagatagatagatagatagatgtagtttgaggctgtatgtaccccagaaggcaagttcttaaatctaatgcatatggattaagacccatcctgaatgaggtgggtcacaccttaactgaagcagcctcatcaaaacctacttacaatgggtccacaccacaggaatggattagatttaagaacttgcctttcctggggtacatggtacatacagcttcaaactacatCAGCAGTACCAGTCTTTAATTCCACAGACatggtttcctttatttctttgaacttATTTATAGTGACTGATTTAAAGACTTCATCTAGTAAGACTAACATCTGGGCTTACTTAGGGATAGTTTCTGTTGACTGATTTTTCTCTTGTGTATGGGCTATACTTTCCTATCTCTGTatctcataatttttgtttttttctatcgAAAACtggacaatttttttttgctcatttggacatttaaaatactttaacatGGCTGTTCTGGAACTCAGACTCTCCCCAACCTTTATCCCTTCCATTCCCCTCACCTAGGGTATGCTTTTGTTTGCTTATTGAGTGCCTTTTTCTGTGATAATTCTGTGAAGTCTGTTTTCTTTGTCATGTGCAACCAATGAAGCCTCTGCTTGGGTAGCTTAGTGGTCAGCTAATGACTGGACAGTGCTTTCCTTAAATGTGTTGAATCAAAAAGTCTCCCGTCTTTGCTGACAGGCTCTGTATGTTTGTTGGTTTCACCTTCAATGTTTAGCCTTAGCTCTCACTTCCTATTTGTTCAGAACCTCAAGTTCAGCCAGAGGTGAGAGCACAGAACCTTCTTGGATCTTTCCTGGACATGCGCACAGCTCtgtacatgtacatacttgaccTTCAGTCTCTCTAGGAATTTACTGGAGCTTCTCAAAGCCTCCTGTGGGCCTCTCATTCTGCaggcctgctgtgccagtttggttatattagtcccccacaaaagccatgttctttaatgcagtcttgtaggggcagacttactagCCTTTTGATTAcagtgggacattttgattaggttgtttccatggagatgtgacccacccaactgtaggtgagaccttttgatcagatcatttccatggaggtgtggcccctcccattctgggtgggtcttaattagatgactggagtcctttaagagagctcacagagagcaggagctcagagacactgagagagacattttggagagaagctaagatacataatccaCAGTTTgctccaggagaagctaagagttgacacagaccaagacacttggagatgataggttaagagatgaagcccaaagtttgccctggagaagctaagagaggacccctagacgtttagagagaaacatcctgggagaacaagcaaggatacacaggaactgagagagagaagctaagagagacagaagcccagagacattttggagaaagccatttggaaaccataactgggagcaaaggaccagcagacgccagccacgtgccttcccagctgacagaggtgctctggacaccatcggcctttgttcagtgaaggtagcctcttgttgatgccttagttttgacatttttatggcctttaggactgtaaatttgtaacctaataaagctcctttataaaagccaatccatttctggtattttgcataagggcagctttagcaaactagaacacctgcctTTCAAGGTCTTTGGCCTTGTATTTGCCCCAGCTGACATTACCATCCCAGGCAACTGCCCTGTTAAACAGTTGTCTCTGGCGTGGGGATAAGGCTTTTCCCACGGAGCCGGCTCTGAATCAGGCCAAACAGTGGGAAGCCTTGAGAGGGGGTTTTTCCAGGAAGCAGCCAGACAAGTCCAATCCTGGCACTTCTCTGGATGTGGGACTTTGGGGGCGAGCCAAACCCTGTCTCCCCTCTACAGCTTCCCTGGTTGTGCGACTGCTTCTTAGTGACCACCACGGGTAGGGGAGGGGAACGGCAACAGGCGAGTTGAGCACCACAAAACCTACTGTGGCTTACCAAGGttcagctccccccaccccccaccccccaataaaCACTCCTTGGATTGTTGCAtgcctttggttaatttccagagtttgAAAAGCTTGACTCTGACCGTTTTCTTCCTGTGTCCTCACTGCTCCTGCGGAGGAGCGGTTGCCCGTCGGCTGCTCCGCCTTGCGGCAAGGGGTGCTGTGTGGACGCGCCCTCGTGTGAATGCCCAGCCGCTCCCACAGCCCCAGCACTCTGGCAGCAGATACTCTTGCATGTGCACCATTTCACACGCTCAGGTTTGTCTGTGGGGTTAAATTCCTAGAAGGGGGGTCACCGAGTTAAGGGATTTGTGTAAAATGGCTCTTAAATGGCGTCATTTTGCTCTCCTGCCAGCAATGCACAGAGATGCTTATTTCCCCAAATGCTCACCCGCTGAGTGTGTGAACAAACATTTGGCCACTGCCCAGCTGGGTGGGAACCAGGTTTTGTGTAGTGTTGGCTGGCATCTCTCTGAAGAGTGAGACTGAGCGTCCTTCCGTATGTTTCAGAATTCCTTGTTCCTTTTCTGAGAattgtttctccatatcctttgtTCAGTTTTCTGTTGGCTTGTTGCTTTGGTTGTCATTAAGTTGTCAGAGCTCTTTATTTAAGAAAACTACCCCCATGTGATCAGTTGCTTATGCTTCCTCAGTTTGTCTTCTGATTTTGTTCGTGTTTTTTGCTGGGAAGATTTTCATGTAATTGAGTTTATCCATCTTTCAATGCTCCTGAGTTTTGTATTATAATTAGAATGACCTTCCCAactttaagattatatttttaaaaatgtttccctgttttcttctagtactttATGGGTTTCATTTTCACATTTAAATCACTAAtctatttggaatttattttggtataaaaTGGGAGCCAGAAAATCCAGTTTTGCAATTGCCAATAGCTACCCAGTTGTCCAGACACCATTTATTAACAAATCCATAATTTTTGCACATTTGAAATGTCACCTTTGTCATACATTAATGTCCCCATACATGGTTCTGTTTCTGGGTGTTCTGTCCCGCTGATCTGTTTGCCCAATTGTGTTATCATGTGGTTTTAACTGTGTAGCTTTCTGATTTGTTTGTACATGGAAGGTCCCTTCTGTATTTCTGACCCTCTTGAGGTAAAGTTGGAAAATTGGGTTGAGATGGAAGAGGAGAGGGTGCTTTTGTAAAGTTTAGCTCAGGACTAATTGGTACCCTGGTCTTTTTGTATCAGATCTTTTAGTGAATTGCCACCAATGGCTGCGGGAGGAAAGCCAGGGGCTTGCTGTGTTTCTGGCtggcggggagggggctgggcccaGGACAGCGGGTGACTGGTCCAGGCCCCCACTTTCTGGGGGGGGCCCGGCAGATGTGGAGGATGCCCCCCCAATGCCCTCCGCGGCCTGTGTGTCCAGCAGGCGGCGGGCAGGGCCATGCCCCGAGTCAGAAGGGCCCACAGGCAGGAGAGCGGCACCGCTAAAGTGGGGAGGGGGCCTGAAGAGCCCAGGCTGGGGCTTGGCTGGCCTGGAGTGCCCCGGCCGTAGCCGGGGAGCCAGGGAGCCGGGAAGGGTCCTTGGAGGACCCCACAGAGGCGCCCACCCGGTGTGCCAGTCCACCTCGGGTGGCCAAGTGGAGGGGGGCCGCTCACACAGGTCAGGTCACAGCCACCCACCTGGAGGAGCAGACCGTCTCGGGCGGCCGGGCTCAGCCAGGCTCTGGCCCTCACGGGCCCTGGAGTAGAtgagggtgtgaggtgggggtgctctgggggctgcaggggctgTGCAGGCCCCACACAGGCCCTGCTCCTGAGAATTAGGtgacccctcctccctgccctcaaCCATCTGCCCCCCACCCTAAAAGGTTTGTCCCAATTTGGCCTCCGGAGGTCTCCCCCTCTGCACGCAGCTAGTCCACCCCCCAGACCCCATGAGAGCTTGGGGTGGACGCCAGGTGAAAGCCATCCAGGGCCCAGGGGGCTACCCTGCATGTTTGGGTGAGGCTGCTCAGGTGGCCTCGAAAAGACACAGGGagcaggctggggggtggggggagcagctgGGGGGCGTGAGGAGAGCAGGTTGGGGGTGTGTGGGGAGCAGGCTCGGGCAGGTCGTGTGTCCTCGGGGTTGGGGTCACGGGCTTCTGAGCAGTGGCGCGGGGCTGAGGGAGGCTTCCCCAGCACGCTGAGAGCCCTTGGGAGCTGCTGGGGGTTGGCAGAAGCTGGGTTAACACCCAGGTGGGAGACTACATCCCCCAGCCTCCCTTGGCCAGGAGTGGTCATGGGTGGCTGTTGCATGGGCTTCTGGGAAATCTTCAGAGGCAAGGGCTGTGCCTGGAATGGAGATGTGGTTGCTGGAGCCTCGGCTTTCCTGCCTGTGAGGATGAGGGCTTTTAGCCAGGGATGGTATAGCCAGGGCTTGACCGAGCCTCTGCATGAAGCCAAATGGCTCGGGCGGccaactgaaaaataaacagtCTCCTTTAAACATCTACTAATTTGGGGTGTTCTCCTGTGTGCAGCCACACCTAACCCGAACCCACACTCCAGGAGCCTGAGGACTGGAAGCTGGGTACGGGGGAGGAGTTCAGGAGGGGTGAGCGCGTGGGGAGAGGCCAAATGGGGGCTCTGCCTCAGCGTTCCCAGCTCAGCCGTCCTGGGCAGGAGACCGTGGGcagtgggaggggctgggggcagtcCATTTCTGGGACTCTGGGATGGAGGCTGCCTGCTGCGAGACCGGTTCTGGGAGTGAGGAGGGACCATGGCAGAGCGTGTCTAACGGCCCCCAGAAAGCAGCTGGAGGAGTCTGCATCCCCTAATCCCCAACTGCATGGCAAGGCCCAGGGGCCGTATGGGAGGCTGAGCCTgagagctggggctggggccagcCTGGCCCCGGGTCCTCCAGGAGGGAGCAGGTAAGACAACCACAGCCCCACGGGAGGAGCCGCTGGAAGGAGCCTTGTAGCCTGGAAGGGGCTGGAGCCCCCACCCCTGCAGCAGGCCTGCGTGGTGCAGCCTCTGGCCTCGTGCCAGCTCGGGGCCAAGTGGGGGGCCTGGAGGGTGAGTGGATGTGAGGCTGCCCCCAGGCCTCAGCCACAGACCCACCCCTCTACCCTGCCCTGCAGCCCAGGCTCAGGGCCACTGTGTGTCTTGTCTTGGGGGGGCCTCGGGAGGTGGCCGGCTCTGCAGCTGTGGCCGGTGGGGATGGGGTGAGCCTTCCCTGCTGGCAGGGTccccagtgggggtggggaggggcggggagggggcctGCACGGGCAGGACTGTGTCTCTCCCCAGGTGGAGGGTGTAGGCATGGCTGGCCcaaggggcagggagggcagcagCATCCATGCGCAGGTGTGGGCCCCGGACCTCCCGGCCACAGCCTTTGTCTGCCCGTCCtgggaatgtccttccattcccAGCAAGGTTGGCACAGGGAGGCAGGGGACCCTCGGACGGAGCCAGGCTCCTTCAGGTCCGAGCCTCAGGGGTCCCTGGTTGGCTGGTGAGCAGAACTGTCCCCCCTCTTCCGTGGAGCCCCTGGAGGCAGAAGCTGTGGCCCCCTTGGCACCCTCAGTGCCCGGGCTTCACTGGATGCCAGGAGCCTCCTGGGACGGCCCTGCCAGCTGCCAACCTCGCGGCGCCCGGGCCTCACCCGTGAGACGGGCGGTGCCCCCACCAGCCTGCACCCTCCGCGGCACCGTCCAGCCCCGGGGCCCCTCGGGCCGGCTGACGGGCTCTCCCCCCGGGCGCCGGGCCGGGCTCTTTGCAGGAGAGCGTGGGCGGCGGGCGGGGGGCAGCTGCTAACAAACGCTTCGCCCGCTCCTAGCAGGTAGTTTTCAGGCGCTGCGGACAGGGGAGCGCCGGGCACTGGGGGCGGCAGCCGGGGGGAGTCGCCCAGGGCCTCTACCGCCTGCCCAGTGCGGGGGAGGGGCTTCCCTTCGCCCCGCCCACAGCCCTGGGCggacccccctccccctccccaccccttccccgtCCCCCTCCCGCTGCCCCCTGCCCGCGCCTCGGCCCCTGGCACTGCCCTCAGTTTGCTCCTCACAAACATGAGCTCGGCCGGGCTCCCTCCACGTCGGGGCTCGGGCGGCGGCGCCCGGGCAGCGAGTCCGGGCAGCCCCCGCCCCGGCACCGCCCCGCGCCCTGCCCCGGGGGTCCAGGCCCCTCGCAGGCAGAGGCGGCCCCCGAGCGCACAGTCCGCGGGCCGGGCGACAGGAGGTGGCCGCGCGGCAGCACTGGACTCCCGGCCCGGTGGCCTGGGGTGTCCACTGGGCCCGGTGGAGCCCTCGGTCCCCTCCTGGGGCCGGGCCGGGCAACAGGCCACCGCTGAGAGCGAGCGACCGGGGAGCGCTGGCCAAGGGAGGGCGGCGACGCGGCCGGCATCGGGCCGAGAGCGCTGCAGCCGCCAGCCCCGGGCTCGGAGCCCCCGGCCGCCCGAAAACGCAGCCGAGCGGGGCCGCCCGGCAGCCACTGTCGAGAGACTTGGAGAGGGGACCTCCCGGCCCCGGGCCCACCCGCGCCGGCCACCACGGGCAGGGAGGAGGGCGCGCCAGGCGGGGGGAGCACCCGGGGCGCCTCGGGCGTTCGGCCACTCCGAGGCGGGGTGGAGCGCTCGTCCCGGCGGGCTCGGGGACAGAGGGGCAGGTGGCGGGCGCAGCGCGGAGAGGCGGGAGCCCGGAGCCGGCGCAGCTGCCTGCGCTTTATTGATTGGCTTAAGTTCGGCAAAGTGCTTCCGACGGCCGAGCCCGCAGAGCCGCAGCCCGCCCGCTACTCGCACGGGCGTTTAAAAACTGGAAGGGTCTCCGTGTCAACCGCCGACGGACAGAGTCCACGGCTGGCGCCCGGGGGCAGGGCTCAGAGGTGCGGCGCGTAGAAGGCGGGCGCGCCGTACGTCTGCGAGCCCAGCACGAAGGGCGAGAGCACGGCCGGGCTCGACAGGAAGGGAAGCTGCGCGGCGCACACCAGGCCGCCGGGGCCGTGCGCCGGGTACCCGGCCGGGCCGTGCATGGCGAGCGGGGCGCCCAAGGGCGGCGACGGGCTGAGCGGGCTGAGGCCGCCGGGCAGCCCCGCGACGGGCCCCGCGCCAGGTCCCGGGCCCCCACCGCCGCCGGTCGGCGCGCTCGTGTCGGCGCCCGGGTTCTGCTTCTTCCACTTGGTGCGGCGGTTCTGGAACCAGATCTTCACCTGCGTCTCGGTGAGGCTCAGCGACAGCGCCAGGTTGAGCCGCTCGCACACCGACAGGTAGCGCGTGGCCTTGAACTTGTTCTCCAGCGCCACGAGCTGCTCGTAGGTGAAGGCGGTGCGCGCGCGCCGCGGCTTTCCCGACTTGGAGTCGGAGCCCGTGCGCTTCCGTTTGGGCTTTCGTGGGCGTCCCGGCGGCGCCCTGCGCGGTCGTCCCCGCGCCACCCGGCGGCGCCGCCGAAGCCCCCGGCGGGCCTGGAGCTCCGGGCGAGGTACCCGCGGGCTCCGGGGGCCGCGGTCTCGTCGACGGCGCCGGGGGCCTCGGCCTCGGCCGCGCCCGGGCAGCCCGACCCGCGGGCCCCGAGGCCGCCGCCTCCCCGAGCCTCCTCCGCGCTGCGCGCCGCCTCCGCCTCGGGCGCCTCGTCCTCGTCGTCCTCGGCCGCCTCGTCCCCGCTGTTCGCGCTCGGGCTGCGGCCGCCGCTGCTGTAGCCGTTGGCCTCGGCCTCGTCCGCCTTGTAGGGGCCGCCTGCGTCTGCGGACGGAGCGCGACAGCAGTTAGCCCCGGCCTCCCCACGCCCGGCCCTTTCCTGCCTCCCCGCCCCAAGGAGCTCCTTCTGGATGTTTCCTTTCCCCTCTTCGCTCGTTTGCTTCCTTTCCTCTCGTTTCCTTCGGGGTTTCgttttccctccctcttcccttccctcctctccgcCGCGTTTTTTCTCCCCGGTCTCTTCCTGATTTCTTTCTATCGAAAAGATCCCCCCTCAGACTCCCCGCTCTCCCCGCCTTCACCCCGTTCCTGGGGCGGCCCGGATGCCCCGACGAGGGGCGGACACCCGCCGCGCCTTTGCCGGAGGCGGGCCGAGCTGGAACTGCCGGCCCCGGGTCCCTCGGCTGAGTTTGAAAAGGAGTGAAACGCCCATCGATCCTCGGGGCAGATGCAAACTTAAACTCATTTTGTGTAATGTACAAACTAGTTAACGGCCATTTAATTTATTTCGGCGTTTATTACCCTCCAATTACCGCGCTGCGCGAAGCCGGGCGACTGCCGCGCACTGAAGAGCCGGCGCGGCAGGAGCTGGGGTGTGGGACGGCGCCGGGCCGCCGGGAGGGTGCGCAGGGCCCTCCAATCGGCTGCCCGACCCGGCCCCATCCAAAGCCCTTGCGCCCGGGACTCTGCGGCTTGTGGCAACCGGGGCTCTGCCGCGTCTCGGCGCCTCCTGAACGCGACCCCTGAGCGCCGGGGAGGTGGGCGGTGGGTCGGGAGCGGCCAGAACCAGGAGCCTCTGTCGGGGGCCGAGTCTGAGAAGCAGCGCTGGGCCCTCCAAGCAGAAGCTCGCGGTGGCCGCACTTCGAATCTCCAGAATTTGGAAGCAAGGGTCAGCGCTGGCAGGGCCTCCCGCGGCCTTAATGCTGTCCCCCGGACGAGTCGTCCAGCCCCAACAGGACCCGGGACAGAATGCCCTTTATGGCGCCCCTCATCCCGGGCACCCCCATCTCGGGGAAGGTTGGCACtcgggggtggggtgagggtgtaAATGACAGAATCAGTCCTGTCTGTTTCTGGGGTCGCCAGCGAGCTGAGGTCCCATGGAAGGCCGAACAGGCGCCCTAGGCATCCCCGAGGGCACCCAGCAGCCTAGCCCAGGGACGGATGCGAGGGAGGGACCTGGTGCAGCTCCACTTCCCCAGCCACCCTCCGGGAGCCAGCCGGAGCCAGGCTGCCGAGGCCCAGGACGGTCTCCCGGCCGAGGAGGCTCCACGAACAGCCGCAGCCCCGCGGCCGGTTCCTGCTTAGCCAGCCCGGGTTTGGCTCTGGCCTCATCCGCTGCGACCCCGAAGCAGCCCAGGGCAGGTGCAGCTCCAGGCGCTCAGGCGCGGAGTCGCTGCCCAGCTCTGTGCGCCCCCGTCTCGGGCGGGCAGCCGGGGGACCGGGAAGTTGGAGGGACGATGGGcggcgggggtgggggctggaggagAGGGGCACAAAAAGCAATCAGGAGCCGGTCGAATGCAATTCGCGATCAATAGCGGCCCCTAATAAGTGTAATAGGT is a window encoding:
- the NKX1-1 gene encoding LOW QUALITY PROTEIN: NK1 transcription factor-related protein 1 (The sequence of the model RefSeq protein was modified relative to this genomic sequence to represent the inferred CDS: deleted 3 bases in 3 codons) codes for the protein MSASGPGAPGDGPALPPPPPGPGPGPAPPAPAAARDAMDGRAELPAFPRAGAPPLAASDTVPAAPEGAGAARPAAPPRPTSFSVLDILDPNKFNSRRRRCVLLGPVATTACAPCAPAPATPGRPPRAEELERRALAAAGGAGATGTTAGAEPPHAGGPYKADEAEANGYSSGGRSPSANSGDEAAEDDEDEAPEAEAARSAEEARGGGGLGARGSGCPGAAEAEAPGAVDETAAPGPAGTSPGAPGPPGASAAPPGGAGTTAQGAAGTPRKPKRKRTGSDSKSGKPRRARTAFTYEQLVALENKFKATRYLSVCERLNLALSLSLTETQVKIWFQNRRTKWKKQNPGADTSAPTGGGGGPGPGAGPVAGLPGGLSPLSPSPPLGAPLAMHGPAGYPAHGPGGLVCAAQLPFLSSPAVLSPFVLGSQTYGAPAFYAPHL